A region of Pseudomonas putida DNA encodes the following proteins:
- the rng gene encoding ribonuclease G, whose protein sequence is MSEEILINITPMESRVAVVENGVLQEVHVERTLRRGIVGNIYKGKVVRVLPGMQAAFVDIGLERAAFIHASEISQREGSAVENITALVHEGQALVVQVTKDPIGTKGARLTTQLSIPSRYLVYMPRSSHVGISLKIEDEAERDRLKQVVSSCMDSENIKDAGGFILRTAAEGARAEEILQDIRYLRRLWEQIGSQIQSCGAPTVIYEDLGLALRTLRDLVNPKIEKIRIDSRETFQKTTQFVGELMPEIADRLEHYPGERPIFDLYGVEDEIQRALERKVPLKSGGYLVVDPAEAMTTIDVNTGAFVGHRNLEETIFKTNLEAATAIARQLRLRNIGGIIIIDFIDMEDEEHQRQVLRTLEKQLERDHAKTNIIGITELGLVQMTRKRTRESLEQVLCEPCLACQGRGKLKTPETICYEIFREILREARAYQAEGYRVLANQKVVDRLLDEESGNVAELETFIGRTIRFQVESMYSQEQYDVVLL, encoded by the coding sequence ATGAGTGAAGAGATCCTGATCAACATCACCCCGATGGAGTCACGTGTGGCGGTGGTGGAAAACGGGGTGCTGCAGGAAGTGCACGTCGAACGCACCCTGCGTCGTGGCATCGTCGGCAATATCTACAAGGGCAAGGTGGTGCGCGTGCTGCCGGGCATGCAGGCGGCGTTCGTCGACATCGGCCTGGAACGGGCCGCGTTCATCCATGCCTCGGAGATCTCCCAGCGTGAAGGCTCGGCGGTAGAGAACATCACTGCGCTGGTGCATGAAGGCCAAGCCCTGGTGGTGCAGGTGACCAAGGACCCGATCGGCACCAAGGGCGCTCGCCTGACCACCCAGCTGTCGATCCCTTCGCGCTACCTGGTGTACATGCCGCGCAGTAGCCATGTGGGTATTTCCCTGAAGATCGAAGACGAAGCCGAGCGTGACCGCCTCAAACAGGTGGTCAGCAGCTGCATGGACAGCGAGAACATCAAGGACGCTGGCGGCTTCATCCTGCGCACTGCCGCCGAGGGCGCCCGTGCCGAAGAGATCCTGCAAGACATTCGTTACCTGCGCCGCCTGTGGGAGCAGATCGGCAGCCAGATCCAGAGCTGCGGCGCGCCCACGGTGATCTACGAAGACCTCGGGCTGGCCCTGCGTACCCTGCGCGACCTGGTCAATCCGAAGATCGAGAAAATCCGCATCGACTCGCGGGAAACGTTCCAGAAAACCACGCAGTTCGTCGGCGAATTGATGCCGGAGATTGCCGACCGCCTAGAGCATTACCCAGGCGAGCGGCCGATCTTTGACCTGTACGGTGTCGAAGACGAGATCCAGCGCGCCCTGGAGCGCAAGGTGCCGCTCAAGTCCGGTGGCTATCTGGTGGTCGACCCCGCTGAAGCGATGACCACCATCGACGTCAACACCGGTGCCTTCGTCGGCCATCGCAACCTTGAAGAGACCATCTTCAAGACCAACCTTGAGGCCGCCACCGCCATTGCCCGGCAACTGCGCCTGCGCAACATCGGCGGCATCATCATCATCGACTTCATCGACATGGAAGATGAAGAGCATCAGCGCCAGGTGCTGCGCACCCTGGAAAAACAGCTCGAACGTGATCACGCCAAGACCAACATCATCGGCATCACCGAGCTGGGCCTGGTGCAGATGACCCGCAAGCGCACGCGCGAGAGCCTCGAACAGGTGCTGTGCGAACCCTGCCTGGCGTGCCAGGGCCGTGGCAAGCTGAAAACACCCGAGACCATCTGCTACGAAATCTTCCGTGAGATCCTCCGCGAGGCCCGTGCCTACCAGGCCGAGGGCTACCGCGTGCTGGCCAACCAGAAGGTGGTCGATCGGCTGCTAGACGAGGAGTCCGGCAACGTGGCGGAGCTTGAAACCTTCATCGGTCGAACTATTCGCTTCCAGGTCGAGTCGATGTACTCGCAGGAACAATACGATGTGGTGCTGCTCTGA
- a CDS encoding Maf family protein, with translation MNPLYLASGSPRRRELLTQIGVPFTTLSAPIDETPLAAEGAQAYVERLARAKAQAGLAGLQGPAVVLGADTAVVLDGRILGKPENREHALAMLAELSGREHQVLTAVALSDGVRTQSLCVSSSVRFRAISADEAARYWASGEPADKAGGYAIQGLGAVFVTGLTGSYSAVVGLPLSETAELLAAFGIACWQLPACSPEVTKQR, from the coding sequence ATGAACCCGCTTTACCTGGCCTCTGGCTCGCCACGTCGTCGTGAATTGCTGACCCAGATCGGCGTACCGTTCACCACGCTCAGCGCCCCCATTGATGAAACGCCGCTCGCCGCTGAAGGCGCTCAAGCCTATGTCGAGCGCCTTGCCCGGGCCAAGGCGCAGGCTGGCCTTGCCGGCCTCCAGGGCCCGGCTGTGGTGCTTGGCGCAGACACGGCGGTGGTCCTCGATGGTCGTATTCTCGGAAAACCGGAAAACCGCGAACATGCCTTGGCCATGCTGGCTGAGCTGTCTGGCCGCGAGCATCAGGTGCTGACCGCTGTCGCCCTGAGCGACGGCGTGCGTACGCAAAGCCTGTGCGTCTCCAGCAGCGTGCGCTTTCGCGCCATCAGTGCCGATGAAGCAGCACGCTACTGGGCCAGCGGCGAACCTGCGGACAAAGCCGGTGGCTATGCGATCCAGGGGTTGGGCGCGGTGTTTGTCACCGGCCTGACAGGCAGTTACTCCGCCGTGGTCGGTTTGCCGCTGAGCGAAACCGCCGAACTGCTCGCTGCGTTCGGCATCGCCTGCTGGCAACTGCCCGCGTGTTCTCCAGAGGTAACAAAGCAGCGGTAG
- the mreB gene encoding rod shape-determining protein MreB, whose protein sequence is MFKKLRGMFSSDLSIDLGTANTLIYVRERGIVLNEPSVVAIRTHGNQKSVVAVGTEAKRMLGRTPGNIAAIRPMKDGVIADFSVCEKMLQYFINKVHENSFLQPSPRVLICVPCKSTQVERRAIRESALGAGAREVFLIEEPMAAAIGAGLPVEEARGSMVVDIGGGTTEIALISLNGVVYAESVRVGGDRFDEAIVTYVRRNYGSLIGESTAERIKQEIGTAYPGGEVREVDVRGRNLAEGVPRAFTLNSNEVLEALQESLATIVQAVKSALEQSPPELASDIAERGLVLTGGGALLRDLDKLLAQETGLPVIVAEDPLTCVARGGGRALEMMDKHAMDLLSSE, encoded by the coding sequence ATGTTCAAGAAACTGCGTGGCATGTTTTCCAGCGATCTTTCCATCGACCTGGGTACTGCCAACACCCTTATTTACGTGCGTGAGCGCGGTATCGTCCTGAATGAGCCCTCGGTTGTTGCCATCCGTACCCATGGCAATCAGAAAAGCGTCGTCGCCGTCGGTACCGAAGCCAAACGCATGCTGGGCCGTACGCCTGGCAACATTGCTGCCATTCGTCCGATGAAGGACGGCGTCATTGCCGACTTCAGCGTTTGTGAAAAAATGTTGCAGTATTTCATCAACAAGGTTCACGAAAACAGCTTCCTGCAGCCCAGCCCACGCGTGCTGATCTGTGTGCCGTGCAAGTCGACCCAGGTAGAGCGCCGCGCGATTCGCGAGTCGGCCCTGGGTGCCGGTGCCCGTGAAGTGTTCCTGATCGAAGAGCCAATGGCCGCCGCCATCGGTGCCGGCCTGCCGGTCGAAGAGGCCCGTGGCTCGATGGTCGTCGATATCGGTGGTGGTACCACTGAAATCGCCCTGATCTCGTTGAACGGCGTGGTCTACGCCGAATCCGTCCGCGTCGGCGGCGACCGTTTCGACGAAGCCATCGTCACCTACGTGCGCCGCAACTACGGCAGCTTGATCGGCGAATCCACTGCCGAACGTATCAAGCAGGAAATCGGCACCGCCTACCCGGGCGGCGAAGTGCGCGAAGTCGATGTCCGTGGCCGTAACCTGGCCGAGGGCGTGCCGCGTGCCTTCACCCTGAACTCCAACGAAGTCCTCGAAGCCCTGCAGGAATCCCTGGCGACCATCGTCCAGGCGGTCAAGAGCGCCCTGGAGCAATCGCCACCGGAGCTGGCCTCCGACATCGCCGAGCGCGGCCTGGTGCTGACCGGTGGTGGCGCACTGCTGCGCGACCTCGACAAACTGCTGGCCCAGGAAACCGGCCTGCCGGTGATCGTCGCCGAGGACCCGCTGACCTGTGTCGCCCGTGGCGGCGGTCGCGCCCTGGAGATGATGGACAAGCACGCGATGGACCTGCTCTCCAGCGAGTGA
- a CDS encoding YhdP family protein, translated as MAMGRLNRVLVALTRWGLGLCALLSVLVALYVSLGRQLVPLVAEYRADVQSKAEQALGLPVHVGALEGRWSGLAPVLRVRDLQVGEGATALRLDDVKLVPDLWASLTSRQVRLARIQLGGLQLILREDAQGAWNLEGLPKKDDAPLDPAELLQRLRQLGRIDVFDSQVTLHPWQRDPLTLTYVSAGLQAGASRQALDLRATLPDGQPLALNLRSRASAEAWRDGEVAAYLSLPQSDWARWLPPRLLGQWHAEALRAGGEFWVDWRKGQLQQAVVRLNAPQLKGAYAERKAATLDNLALAAWFQRNEQGFDVVVDSLAMNIGKTRWESHLQLRQRPGQNPAEERWEVQADRLDLTPLTPVIDALAPLPDNLMAVVDGLKVTGALRNVRLEARPKAEGDQRLQFAANLEKVGFNAYHGAPAAGNVSGSISGDLGHGELRLDTDAFMLHLYPIFAKPWHYLQANARLTWALDKEGFTLVAPYLKVLGEEGKIAGDFLIRLLFEEGREDYMDLRVGLTDGDGRYTAKYLPEVLSPALDEWLRSAIVKGTVDEGYFQYQGSLNHGAAPQARSISLFFKVRDAALDFQPGWPQVQQVDGDVLIEDSGVRIKAHHGLLLDTKVSDVSVDIPHVDGDQHSHLYLDGDFDGSLGDGLKILKEAPIGTGEIFAGWEGEGPLKGKVKLDIPLAHGERPKVEVAFATADARLKVAPPSLELSRLKGDFNFDFDKGLSGKGISLQAFGKPVTAQIVAEGGPGQMQTRINANGQVALKALTDWLQFKQALPASGELPYQLQVNLGSRDNSLSVNSSLKGLAIDLPAPFGKAAADTRDSRFSMNLEGQERRFDASYAGLARFAYAAPADKLAQGRGELLLGAGQAQVPACQGLRVRGRLETLDLAPWQAQMASLGGDDPGGSARQNLQSVDLSIGQLKAFGMDLNQAVVRLARGGPAWDLRLDSKEVIGNARVPDAKAAPMSVRLQTLRLPAADPAQAQAEEGPDPLASFDPRKVPALDLTIDKLYRGDDLFGSASIKLRPTARGVSADDIDLDFKGLRIDGGGGWEGEPGSSSSWYKGRLDGKNLADVLKAWGFAPTVTSRDFRLDVDGRWPGSPAWVGLNRFSGSMDAALRTGQFVEVEGSAQALRVFGLLNFNSIGRRLRLDFSDLFDKGLAYDRVKGLLVASNGVYVTREPITVTGPSSNFELDGTLDLVRDRVDANLQVSLPVTNNLPLAALIVGAPAVGGALFLVDRLIGDRVSRFASVHYRVEGPWKEPRITFVKPFEKSR; from the coding sequence ATGGCCATGGGACGTCTGAACCGCGTTCTTGTCGCCTTGACCCGCTGGGGGTTGGGCTTGTGCGCACTGCTGTCGGTTCTGGTGGCGCTGTATGTCAGCCTCGGCCGGCAACTGGTGCCGCTGGTGGCCGAATACCGCGCCGATGTCCAAAGCAAGGCCGAGCAGGCGCTGGGCCTGCCGGTGCATGTCGGTGCTTTGGAGGGGCGTTGGAGCGGGCTGGCGCCGGTGTTGCGCGTGCGCGACCTGCAAGTGGGCGAAGGCGCCACCGCCTTGCGCCTGGACGACGTCAAGCTGGTGCCGGACCTCTGGGCCAGCCTGACCTCCCGCCAGGTACGTCTGGCCCGTATTCAACTGGGCGGCTTGCAACTGATCCTGCGCGAAGACGCCCAAGGCGCCTGGAACCTCGAAGGCCTGCCGAAGAAGGACGATGCCCCGCTCGACCCCGCCGAGTTGTTGCAGCGTTTGCGCCAACTGGGGCGTATCGATGTCTTCGACAGCCAGGTTACCTTGCACCCCTGGCAGCGCGACCCTTTGACCTTGACCTATGTGAGCGCGGGCCTGCAGGCCGGTGCTTCGCGTCAGGCCCTGGACCTGCGCGCAACCCTGCCTGACGGCCAGCCCCTGGCATTGAACCTGCGCAGCCGCGCGTCGGCCGAAGCCTGGCGCGACGGTGAGGTTGCAGCCTACCTGAGCCTGCCACAGAGTGATTGGGCACGCTGGCTGCCGCCGCGCCTGCTAGGCCAGTGGCATGCCGAGGCGCTGCGTGCGGGTGGCGAGTTCTGGGTCGATTGGCGCAAAGGCCAATTGCAACAAGCGGTGGTCCGGCTCAATGCTCCCCAGCTTAAAGGTGCCTATGCCGAGCGCAAGGCCGCCACCCTGGACAACCTGGCGCTGGCCGCCTGGTTCCAGCGCAACGAACAAGGTTTTGACGTGGTGGTCGATTCCCTGGCCATGAATATCGGCAAGACCCGATGGGAATCCCACCTTCAGTTGCGTCAGCGCCCAGGCCAGAATCCCGCGGAAGAGCGCTGGGAAGTGCAGGCCGACCGCCTCGACCTCACCCCTTTGACCCCGGTGATCGATGCCCTGGCGCCGCTGCCGGACAACCTCATGGCGGTGGTCGATGGCCTGAAGGTCACCGGTGCGCTGCGCAACGTACGCCTGGAGGCGCGGCCCAAGGCCGAGGGCGACCAGCGTCTGCAATTTGCCGCCAACCTGGAAAAGGTCGGTTTCAATGCCTATCACGGTGCCCCGGCGGCCGGTAACGTCAGTGGCAGCATCAGTGGCGACCTGGGCCATGGAGAACTGCGGCTCGATACTGACGCCTTCATGCTGCACCTGTACCCGATTTTCGCCAAACCTTGGCATTACCTGCAGGCCAATGCCCGCCTGACCTGGGCCCTCGACAAGGAAGGCTTCACCCTCGTCGCGCCCTACCTCAAGGTGCTGGGCGAGGAGGGCAAGATCGCCGGTGACTTCCTTATCCGCCTGCTGTTCGAAGAGGGCCGCGAGGACTACATGGACCTGCGGGTCGGCTTGACCGACGGCGATGGTCGCTACACGGCTAAGTACTTGCCCGAAGTGCTGAGCCCGGCCCTCGACGAATGGCTGCGCAGTGCGATCGTCAAGGGCACCGTGGATGAGGGCTACTTCCAGTACCAGGGTTCGCTGAACCACGGCGCCGCCCCGCAGGCCCGCAGTATCAGCCTGTTCTTCAAGGTGCGCGATGCGGCGCTGGACTTCCAGCCCGGCTGGCCGCAAGTGCAGCAGGTTGATGGCGATGTGCTGATTGAGGACAGCGGTGTGCGCATCAAGGCCCACCATGGCCTGTTGCTCGACACCAAGGTCAGTGACGTCAGTGTCGATATCCCCCACGTCGACGGCGACCAGCACAGCCACCTGTACCTCGATGGCGATTTCGACGGCAGCCTGGGTGATGGCCTGAAAATTCTCAAGGAAGCCCCGATTGGCACGGGCGAAATCTTCGCTGGCTGGGAGGGCGAGGGCCCGCTCAAGGGCAAGGTCAAGCTCGATATCCCCCTGGCACACGGGGAGCGGCCCAAGGTTGAGGTGGCGTTCGCCACCGCTGACGCCCGCCTCAAGGTGGCCCCCCCGAGCCTGGAACTGAGCCGCCTGAAGGGGGACTTCAACTTCGATTTCGACAAGGGCCTGAGCGGCAAGGGCATCAGCCTGCAGGCATTCGGCAAGCCGGTAACCGCACAGATCGTCGCCGAGGGCGGGCCTGGGCAGATGCAGACCCGGATCAACGCCAATGGCCAGGTTGCGTTGAAAGCGCTGACCGACTGGCTGCAGTTCAAGCAGGCGTTGCCTGCCTCGGGCGAGCTGCCCTATCAGTTGCAGGTCAACCTGGGTAGCCGGGACAACAGCCTCAGCGTCAACTCGTCGCTCAAGGGCTTGGCCATCGACTTGCCGGCACCTTTCGGCAAGGCCGCGGCGGATACCCGCGACAGCCGTTTCAGCATGAACCTCGAAGGCCAGGAGCGGCGTTTCGACGCCAGCTATGCCGGCCTTGCGCGCTTCGCCTATGCCGCGCCCGCCGACAAACTGGCCCAAGGCCGTGGTGAGCTGCTGCTGGGTGCAGGCCAGGCGCAAGTGCCGGCGTGCCAGGGGCTGCGGGTGCGCGGTCGCCTGGAAACCCTGGACCTCGCGCCTTGGCAGGCGCAAATGGCCAGCCTGGGCGGCGATGACCCCGGAGGCAGTGCCCGGCAGAACCTGCAAAGCGTTGACCTGAGCATTGGTCAGCTCAAGGCCTTCGGCATGGACCTGAACCAGGCGGTGGTGCGCCTGGCCCGTGGTGGCCCGGCGTGGGACCTGCGCCTGGACAGCAAGGAAGTCATCGGCAATGCGCGCGTGCCTGACGCCAAGGCCGCGCCTATGTCGGTTCGCTTGCAGACCTTGCGCCTGCCGGCGGCCGACCCGGCCCAGGCGCAGGCCGAGGAGGGGCCCGACCCGCTGGCATCGTTCGACCCCCGCAAGGTGCCTGCCCTGGACCTGACCATTGACAAGCTTTATCGCGGCGACGATTTGTTCGGTAGTGCATCGATCAAGCTGCGCCCGACCGCACGTGGCGTTTCGGCAGATGATATCGACCTTGATTTCAAAGGCCTGCGTATTGACGGCGGGGGTGGCTGGGAAGGCGAGCCAGGCAGCAGCAGCAGTTGGTACAAAGGGCGCCTGGACGGCAAGAATCTGGCCGATGTGCTCAAGGCCTGGGGCTTCGCGCCTACCGTGACCAGCCGCGATTTCCGCCTGGATGTCGATGGCCGCTGGCCGGGGTCGCCTGCCTGGGTGGGCCTGAACCGCTTCTCCGGGAGCATGGACGCCGCATTGCGTACCGGCCAGTTCGTCGAGGTCGAGGGCAGTGCCCAGGCCTTGCGTGTGTTCGGCCTGCTCAACTTCAACTCCATTGGCCGCCGCCTGCGCCTGGACTTCTCCGACCTGTTCGACAAAGGCCTTGCCTATGACCGGGTCAAGGGCCTACTGGTGGCCAGCAATGGTGTGTACGTGACCCGCGAGCCGATTACCGTAACCGGCCCTTCGAGCAATTTTGAGCTCGACGGCACCCTGGACCTGGTCCGTGACCGGGTGGATGCCAACTTGCAGGTTAGTCTGCCGGTGACCAACAACCTGCCCCTGGCGGCGTTGATCGTCGGGGCGCCAGCGGTGGGGGGCGCGCTGTTTCTGGTCGATCGGTTGATCGGTGACCGGGTATCGCGCTTTGCCAGTGTGCACTACCGCGTCGAAGGGCCGTGGAAAGAGCCTAGAATCACATTTGTGAAACCTTTCGAGAAATCGCGCTAG
- the mreD gene encoding rod shape-determining protein MreD yields the protein MAASRRNNGWVIWLTFAIGLLLSVSPMPQFMEVFRPMWLALLVSFWTLAVPSKVGMTTAFVLGLAEDVLYGTLLGQNALILTLITFLVLSLQQRLRMFPMWQQSLVILVIFGIAQLIQLWLSALTGNRLPTLALVWSAVISALLWPWISFALRDLRRRLHIN from the coding sequence ATGGCTGCATCACGCCGCAACAACGGCTGGGTCATCTGGCTGACTTTCGCCATTGGCCTGTTGCTCAGCGTCTCGCCGATGCCCCAGTTCATGGAAGTGTTCCGGCCCATGTGGCTGGCGTTGCTGGTGTCGTTCTGGACGCTCGCGGTGCCGAGCAAGGTCGGCATGACCACGGCCTTCGTGCTGGGGCTGGCCGAGGATGTGCTGTATGGCACGTTGCTCGGGCAGAATGCGTTGATCCTGACCTTGATCACCTTCCTGGTGTTGTCCCTGCAGCAGCGCCTGCGCATGTTCCCCATGTGGCAGCAGAGCCTGGTGATCTTGGTGATCTTCGGCATTGCCCAGTTGATCCAGCTGTGGCTCAGCGCGCTGACCGGCAACCGCCTGCCGACCCTGGCGCTGGTGTGGTCGGCGGTTATCAGCGCCTTGCTCTGGCCATGGATCAGTTTTGCCCTGCGCGACCTGCGCCGACGCTTGCATATAAATTGA
- the mreC gene encoding rod shape-determining protein MreC, which translates to MGVRLLVLVVLSVALMVVDARFDMLKPVRSQMGMVLMESYWITDLPQRMWQGVAGQFGSRTELIAENEKLKTEALLLQGRLQKLAALTEQNVRLRELLNSSALVNEKVEVAELIGVDPNPFTHRILINKGERDGVFLGQPVLDARGLMGQVVELMPYTSRVLLLTDTTHSIPVQVNRNGLRAIASGTGNPERLELRHVADTADIKEGDLLVSSGMGQRFPAGYPVATVNEVIHDSGQPFAIVRAIPTAALNRSRYMLLVFSDRRSPEQRATDAAIAQEEADRKGTSIAAQPGANGVPGVPAATAPASVAPATPPAAAPVAPAAPVVPAAVPAQPRRQ; encoded by the coding sequence CTGGGCGTTCGCCTGCTCGTATTGGTAGTGCTGTCGGTCGCGCTGATGGTGGTCGACGCGCGCTTTGACATGCTCAAGCCCGTGCGCAGCCAGATGGGCATGGTGCTGATGGAGTCGTACTGGATCACCGACCTGCCACAGCGCATGTGGCAAGGTGTGGCCGGCCAGTTCGGCAGCCGTACCGAACTGATCGCTGAAAACGAGAAGCTCAAGACCGAGGCCCTGCTGTTGCAGGGGCGCCTGCAGAAGCTGGCGGCCCTGACCGAGCAGAACGTGCGCTTGCGTGAGTTGCTCAATTCTTCGGCCCTGGTCAACGAGAAGGTCGAAGTGGCCGAGCTGATCGGCGTCGACCCCAACCCGTTCACCCACCGCATCCTGATCAACAAGGGTGAGCGCGATGGCGTGTTCCTTGGCCAGCCGGTGCTCGATGCCCGTGGCCTGATGGGCCAGGTGGTCGAATTGATGCCCTACACCTCGCGGGTATTGTTGCTGACCGACACCACCCACAGCATTCCGGTGCAGGTCAACCGCAACGGCCTGCGCGCCATCGCCAGCGGTACCGGTAATCCGGAGCGCCTGGAGCTGCGCCATGTGGCCGACACCGCCGACATCAAAGAAGGCGACCTGCTGGTCAGCTCCGGCATGGGCCAGCGCTTCCCGGCCGGTTACCCGGTGGCCACGGTCAACGAAGTGATTCACGACTCCGGCCAGCCGTTTGCCATTGTCCGCGCCATCCCCACTGCCGCACTCAACCGCAGCCGCTACATGCTGCTGGTGTTCAGTGACCGGCGCAGCCCGGAGCAGCGCGCCACGGACGCTGCGATTGCGCAGGAAGAGGCCGATCGCAAGGGCACGTCGATCGCTGCTCAGCCTGGCGCCAATGGCGTGCCAGGCGTCCCAGCTGCCACGGCACCTGCCTCTGTCGCCCCTGCCACGCCGCCCGCTGCTGCACCTGTAGCGCCAGCGGCACCCGTTGTACCGGCGGCAGTGCCCGCCCAACCCCGGAGGCAATGA
- the gatC gene encoding Asp-tRNA(Asn)/Glu-tRNA(Gln) amidotransferase subunit GatC — translation MALERCDVEKIAHLARLGLNDGELPRITDALNSILGLVDQMQAVDTTGIEPLAHPLEASQRLRPDQVTERNQREAYQAIAPSTESGLYLVPKVIE, via the coding sequence ATGGCGCTTGAACGCTGCGACGTGGAAAAGATCGCCCATCTGGCCCGTCTGGGGCTGAATGATGGCGAACTGCCACGTATTACCGATGCACTGAACAGCATTCTCGGGCTGGTCGACCAGATGCAAGCGGTCGACACCACGGGCATCGAGCCCCTGGCCCACCCCCTGGAGGCCAGCCAGCGACTGCGTCCTGACCAGGTCACCGAACGCAACCAGCGCGAGGCCTATCAGGCCATCGCACCCTCGACCGAAAGCGGTCTGTACCTGGTTCCCAAAGTCATCGAGTAA
- a CDS encoding carbon-nitrogen hydrolase family protein: MKAAVIQMVSQDDVLANLQRAGALLEQAAFGGARLAVLPENFAAMGRKDAAAIGRAEALGEGPILPWLKRTARDLRLWIVAGTLPLPPVGQPDAKAHACSLLIDEQGEVAARYDKLHLFDVDVADNRGRYRESDDYAHGAQVVVADTPVGRLGLSVCYDLRFPELYSALRAAGAELITAPAAFTAVTGAAHWDVLIRARAIETQCYLLAAAQGGTHPGPRETHGHAAIVDPWGRIVAQQAQGEAVLLAERDIDEQASIRARMPVVSHRRFFSQDALRPAHTSE, translated from the coding sequence ATGAAGGCAGCGGTGATCCAGATGGTCAGCCAGGACGACGTGCTGGCCAACCTCCAGCGTGCCGGCGCCCTGCTTGAGCAGGCGGCGTTCGGTGGCGCGCGGCTGGCCGTGCTGCCAGAAAACTTCGCCGCGATGGGGCGCAAGGATGCCGCCGCGATCGGGCGGGCCGAAGCGTTGGGAGAGGGGCCGATCCTGCCCTGGTTGAAACGCACCGCTCGTGACCTCAGGTTATGGATTGTTGCCGGCACCTTGCCTCTGCCACCGGTCGGCCAGCCTGATGCCAAGGCCCATGCCTGCTCGCTGCTGATCGATGAACAGGGTGAAGTGGCGGCGCGCTACGACAAATTGCACCTGTTCGACGTGGACGTCGCCGACAACCGGGGGCGCTACCGTGAGTCCGACGACTATGCCCATGGCGCGCAGGTGGTGGTGGCCGATACCCCGGTGGGGCGCCTGGGCCTGAGCGTATGCTATGACCTGCGCTTCCCCGAGCTGTACAGTGCATTGCGCGCAGCTGGGGCAGAGCTGATCACCGCGCCTGCCGCGTTTACCGCGGTGACGGGTGCGGCGCACTGGGACGTGCTGATTCGCGCGCGTGCCATCGAGACCCAGTGTTACCTGTTGGCCGCAGCGCAGGGCGGCACCCATCCAGGGCCACGGGAAACCCACGGCCATGCAGCGATCGTCGACCCCTGGGGGCGGATCGTTGCGCAACAGGCGCAGGGCGAAGCGGTATTGCTCGCCGAGCGCGACATTGATGAACAAGCGTCCATTCGGGCGCGCATGCCGGTGGTTTCGCACCGGCGCTTTTTCTCGCAGGACGCCTTGCGGCCTGCGCACACCTCGGAGTGA